The Bradyrhizobium ottawaense genome window below encodes:
- a CDS encoding helix-turn-helix transcriptional regulator: MLTVDEFCQRYRIGRTTFYRLHAEGKGPRVVKIGKCTRISEAAAADWLAAHESPPATCS, encoded by the coding sequence ATGCTGACTGTCGACGAATTCTGCCAGCGATACCGAATCGGCCGCACGACCTTTTATCGACTGCACGCCGAAGGCAAAGGACCACGTGTAGTCAAGATCGGGAAGTGCACCCGCATCAGCGAGGCCGCGGCGGCCGATTGGCTGGCAGCGCACGAGTCACCTCCGGCAACCTGCTCGTAG
- a CDS encoding cold-shock protein — protein sequence MPTARITFINDSRGFGFLRPDSERDPDLFFHASNVVDFDSIVVGDRVQYEILRDDRKPVGRQAKAVAVQVIGR from the coding sequence GTGCCCACCGCAAGAATTACATTCATCAATGACAGTCGCGGGTTCGGCTTTCTGAGACCCGATTCCGAGCGCGACCCGGACTTGTTCTTTCACGCGAGCAACGTTGTCGACTTCGATTCCATCGTCGTCGGCGACCGCGTCCAGTACGAAATCTTGCGCGATGATCGCAAGCCGGTTGGACGCCAGGCGAAAGCCGTCGCCGTGCAGGTGATCGGCCGATGA
- a CDS encoding bifunctional DNA primase/polymerase, producing the protein MQISYTNPVEIATFFEYAQQNGLALFPLRADTKTPACENGFYDATTSAAEWHTWRAQGHQLGISACLSRLILIDVDAHGDRAEAWAQFVAWCAEIGIDLPNPYCHSPSGGWHFAFQCPADFDPQKHRGHESIKVSHFRTLAPGEEDRERISIRNRAYNVAPGSAFGGCPYLLAGDAPPPIPYSEKTAPLFALLKRAEGASVTGPVPDAVGGVSHDGIHYDQLVWWIGKKVERWTSGAETLGNDEWISIGKRIKLSFPGEDGLKAFLAMSWEDRHDQVTRRWWNPADFKTEGENLETLPALLKRDATWMFGSVLGCPQPPKCPVPLPVQIPAEIIERYKREREQYQTAALGPLPDHPELPIDQANALTDYWAHLPSGRMIYERTGELFNSASVDKHIGRVKDAMKTEGPGTLASTWLSQHRFVKSMGWAPGEPKIIDDKVLTNDGWIRSRGDRTFNRYVPPHVERIEGDVSKWLSHIQAIYPGEADHIVMWLAHRVQRPGEKVNHALVFIGSQGIGKDTILKPAITAIGPQNFKQITAKTFFNSEWNDYLQSVILRINEAHDLGGESRYGFYDATKDVITNPPEAHRINTKHVPQYAAANVCGVVMTSNHLDALYLAPDDRRHFVCVSTRTQDDFTPAYWDEINAWFENGGNEAVAHYLADLDLAGFNAKAPPPKTAAWHMVVAAGVAPESGDLSDVIESMGKPDALTLAMVRSHTPGDSQLRLLFEDAKLRRAIPKRLAECGYVAVTNPEARDSGGRWRVPGGRISIYARQELTEQDRLAAARRITVAAAVPPPVPART; encoded by the coding sequence ATGCAAATTTCATACACTAATCCCGTCGAAATCGCAACGTTTTTCGAGTATGCGCAGCAAAACGGCTTGGCACTGTTTCCCCTCCGGGCCGACACCAAAACGCCGGCTTGCGAAAACGGCTTCTATGACGCAACGACGAGCGCGGCAGAGTGGCACACCTGGCGAGCACAGGGTCACCAACTCGGGATTAGCGCCTGCTTGTCGCGCCTGATCCTGATCGATGTCGACGCCCACGGCGATCGCGCCGAAGCGTGGGCGCAGTTTGTCGCTTGGTGCGCCGAGATCGGCATAGACCTTCCTAACCCCTACTGTCATTCCCCGAGCGGCGGTTGGCATTTTGCTTTCCAATGCCCGGCCGATTTCGATCCGCAGAAACATCGCGGACACGAATCCATTAAGGTTTCCCACTTCCGCACGCTGGCGCCCGGGGAGGAAGATCGGGAGCGCATTTCGATCCGCAATCGCGCGTACAACGTCGCGCCCGGTTCGGCATTCGGTGGTTGTCCGTACCTGCTTGCCGGCGATGCGCCTCCGCCCATTCCCTACAGCGAGAAGACAGCACCGCTTTTCGCACTTCTAAAGCGCGCCGAAGGCGCCTCAGTCACCGGGCCGGTACCCGATGCAGTCGGTGGCGTGTCGCACGACGGCATTCATTACGATCAGCTTGTGTGGTGGATCGGCAAGAAGGTGGAACGCTGGACAAGCGGAGCGGAGACGCTCGGCAACGATGAATGGATATCGATCGGCAAGCGGATCAAACTGAGCTTCCCGGGTGAAGACGGCCTGAAAGCATTCCTGGCAATGTCTTGGGAGGACCGGCACGACCAAGTCACCCGTCGCTGGTGGAATCCTGCCGACTTCAAGACAGAGGGAGAGAACCTCGAAACGCTTCCGGCTCTGTTGAAGCGCGACGCAACGTGGATGTTCGGGAGCGTGTTAGGGTGCCCGCAGCCGCCGAAGTGCCCTGTTCCGCTCCCCGTGCAGATCCCCGCGGAGATCATTGAACGGTACAAGCGAGAGCGCGAGCAATACCAAACTGCCGCGCTCGGGCCGCTGCCGGATCACCCGGAGCTGCCAATCGATCAGGCGAACGCGCTGACCGACTATTGGGCGCATCTGCCGTCGGGCAGAATGATCTATGAGCGCACCGGCGAGCTATTCAACTCCGCCAGCGTCGACAAGCACATCGGCCGCGTCAAAGACGCCATGAAGACCGAAGGCCCGGGCACCCTCGCGAGCACATGGCTTTCGCAGCATCGTTTTGTGAAGTCGATGGGTTGGGCGCCCGGAGAACCGAAGATTATCGACGACAAGGTTCTGACGAATGACGGATGGATCCGCAGCCGCGGCGACCGGACGTTCAATCGCTACGTCCCGCCCCACGTCGAGCGCATCGAGGGCGACGTCTCGAAATGGCTGAGCCATATTCAGGCGATCTATCCCGGCGAAGCCGACCACATCGTGATGTGGCTGGCGCACCGCGTGCAGCGGCCCGGCGAGAAGGTGAACCATGCGCTCGTGTTCATCGGTTCGCAGGGCATCGGCAAAGACACCATCCTAAAGCCGGCCATTACCGCGATCGGTCCGCAGAACTTCAAGCAGATCACCGCAAAAACATTCTTCAATTCGGAATGGAACGACTATTTGCAGTCGGTCATCCTCCGGATTAACGAAGCCCACGACCTCGGGGGCGAGTCCCGATACGGGTTTTATGACGCCACCAAGGACGTAATCACCAACCCGCCGGAAGCGCACCGGATCAACACCAAGCATGTTCCGCAGTACGCTGCTGCGAACGTGTGCGGGGTGGTCATGACGTCGAACCACCTCGATGCTCTGTACCTTGCTCCGGATGACCGCCGGCACTTCGTCTGCGTGTCGACCCGAACGCAGGACGATTTCACCCCGGCATATTGGGACGAGATCAATGCGTGGTTCGAGAACGGCGGGAACGAAGCGGTCGCGCACTACTTGGCCGATCTGGATCTGGCAGGCTTCAACGCTAAGGCGCCCCCGCCAAAGACAGCCGCCTGGCACATGGTGGTCGCGGCCGGCGTGGCCCCCGAGAGCGGCGACCTGTCCGACGTGATCGAAAGCATGGGCAAGCCGGACGCACTCACGCTCGCAATGGTCCGATCGCATACGCCCGGTGACAGTCAGTTGCGGTTGCTGTTCGAGGACGCGAAGCTTCGCCGAGCAATCCCGAAGCGCCTTGCTGAATGTGGCTACGTCGCCGTGACGAACCCGGAAGCCCGGGACAGCGGCGGGCGGTGGCGCGTACCCGGTGGCAGGATTTCAATCTATGCGCGGCAGGAACTGACCGAACAGGATCGGCTGGCAGCGGCAAGGCGCATCACCGTGGCCGCCGCCGTACCGCCTCCGGTGCCGGCTCGAACATGA